From a region of the Brevibacterium siliguriense genome:
- a CDS encoding ABC transporter permease produces MPAPSPTRPEATPTRQATSPHRPPRRRRTDSLIPGWLWLPAFIGIVFLLLPIIGMLTRVDPQSLLTVITAEESRLAMQLSLLTSVTSALISVLIGFPLGHLLATRAFPGQRIVRTLILLPLVLPPVVSGLALLYTWGRSAILGGGLESAGLSLAYTTSAVIMAQVFVSLPFMVMSVETATAGLGRRYELTAAELGAKPNRVFFTVTLPLLRHGIITGAVLCFARSLGEFGATLTFAGSLSGVTRTMPLQIYLVRESDPQAAIGLSLLLIIIAVLIIILAYRSPHAPELKSSHTTSTPTPTEAALHSADTARSRGGESNPEPRSQDHMKSTAEISAEVRLKARGIELDLTSGLPGTTAIIGRNGAGKSTLFHVLTGALTPDSGRLRIGQDTVFDIAAGLWPPIHDRGIVHLAQNPLLFPHLNVIDNVSFGLRAHGSTRRCAHEQAQAMLDRLGVGQCANRRPDAVSGGQAARIALARALVVEPKLLLLDEPLAALDVDVAVKTRQVLAQLLQGRSALLITHDVDDVTALADSLVLVENGAVAYSAPIGQVDPEATGEGAEFLTSFCMRDRDGIMCNQSQ; encoded by the coding sequence ATGCCCGCACCGTCCCCAACTCGCCCTGAGGCGACCCCGACCCGGCAGGCGACCTCTCCGCACCGGCCGCCGAGGCGACGCCGAACGGATTCCCTGATTCCCGGCTGGCTGTGGCTGCCCGCCTTCATCGGGATTGTGTTCCTGCTCCTGCCGATCATCGGCATGCTCACCCGAGTCGACCCGCAGAGCCTGCTCACTGTGATCACCGCCGAGGAATCCCGTTTGGCGATGCAGTTGTCCCTGCTGACCTCGGTTACATCGGCGCTCATCAGCGTCCTCATCGGCTTTCCCCTCGGGCACCTGCTCGCCACCCGGGCGTTCCCCGGTCAGCGCATCGTGCGCACCCTCATCCTGCTTCCCCTCGTACTTCCGCCGGTGGTCAGCGGCCTCGCCCTGCTCTACACCTGGGGTCGGTCGGCGATCCTCGGCGGGGGACTCGAATCGGCGGGCCTCAGCCTTGCCTACACCACCTCGGCGGTGATCATGGCACAGGTCTTCGTATCCCTGCCGTTCATGGTCATGTCCGTCGAGACCGCGACCGCGGGGCTCGGCCGTCGCTATGAGCTCACCGCCGCCGAGCTCGGTGCGAAACCCAACCGCGTGTTCTTCACGGTCACCCTGCCGCTGCTCAGGCACGGAATCATCACAGGAGCCGTCCTGTGCTTCGCACGCTCACTCGGTGAGTTCGGGGCGACGCTGACCTTCGCCGGATCGCTGTCCGGTGTCACCCGGACGATGCCTCTGCAGATCTACCTTGTGCGCGAATCCGACCCGCAGGCTGCCATCGGTCTCTCGCTCCTGCTCATCATCATCGCCGTCCTCATCATCATCCTGGCCTACCGGTCCCCGCACGCTCCTGAGCTGAAATCCTCACACACCACCTCGACACCCACCCCCACCGAGGCGGCTCTGCACTCCGCCGACACCGCGCGAAGCCGTGGGGGAGAGTCGAACCCCGAGCCACGGTCCCAGGACCACATGAAGTCGACGGCGGAAATCAGCGCCGAAGTCCGGCTGAAAGCCCGCGGAATCGAGCTGGATCTCACGTCCGGCCTGCCCGGGACCACAGCGATCATCGGCCGCAACGGGGCCGGAAAGTCCACTCTGTTCCACGTGCTCACCGGCGCTCTCACACCCGATTCGGGACGACTGCGAATCGGGCAGGACACGGTGTTCGACATCGCGGCCGGCCTGTGGCCGCCCATCCACGACCGCGGAATCGTCCACCTCGCGCAGAATCCCCTCCTGTTTCCGCATCTCAACGTCATCGACAATGTCAGCTTCGGTCTGCGAGCCCACGGTTCCACTCGCCGCTGCGCACATGAACAGGCACAGGCGATGCTCGACCGCCTTGGCGTGGGACAGTGCGCGAACCGCAGGCCCGACGCCGTCTCCGGCGGCCAGGCGGCTCGCATCGCTTTGGCTCGTGCACTCGTCGTCGAACCGAAGCTGCTGCTGCTCGACGAGCCGCTGGCCGCACTCGATGTGGACGTGGCGGTCAAGACCAGGCAGGTGCTGGCCCAGTTGCTCCAAGGGCGCAGCGCGCTGCTGATCACCCATGACGTCGATGACGTCACGGCCCTGGCCGATTCCCTTGTCCTGGTGGAGAACGGGGCAGTTGCCTACTCCGCTCCTATTGGTCAGGTCGACCCCGAAGCCACAGGTGAGGGCGCCGAATTCCTCACCAGCTTTTGCATGCGGGACCGGGACGGAATAATGTGCAATCAGTCACAATGA
- the modA gene encoding molybdate ABC transporter substrate-binding protein encodes MKKTLLGLCTVAALTLTACTSGPDAEAESDQPAEVTVFAAASLTEVFEDIADEFTAADANAPEVKFSFAGSSDLVSQISEGAPADVIATADEKTMDTLASDDLLAGTPEMFASNTLTLAVADGNPKAIASSEDFTGNDLVVCAPQVPCGAATGKWAGLNDVTLDPVSEENSVTDVLGKVSAGQADAGIVYVTDIARADGDVEQVELDGADKVINNYPAATVKASENQAEADAFVKFLGSDTAQKLLRDAGFAAG; translated from the coding sequence ATGAAGAAAACCCTCCTGGGGCTCTGCACCGTCGCAGCCTTGACCCTGACCGCCTGCACCTCTGGACCGGACGCTGAGGCCGAATCTGACCAGCCGGCTGAGGTCACAGTCTTCGCCGCGGCCTCGCTCACCGAGGTCTTCGAGGACATCGCCGACGAGTTCACAGCAGCCGATGCGAACGCTCCCGAGGTGAAGTTCTCCTTCGCCGGTTCCTCCGACCTCGTCTCCCAGATCTCCGAAGGCGCCCCTGCCGACGTCATCGCCACCGCCGATGAGAAGACCATGGACACTCTGGCATCCGACGACCTGCTCGCCGGCACCCCCGAGATGTTCGCCTCGAACACGCTCACCCTGGCCGTGGCCGACGGCAATCCGAAGGCGATCGCGAGCTCGGAGGACTTCACGGGGAATGACCTCGTCGTCTGCGCACCCCAAGTGCCCTGTGGGGCCGCAACGGGGAAATGGGCCGGGCTCAATGATGTCACTCTCGACCCGGTCAGCGAGGAGAACTCCGTGACCGATGTCCTCGGCAAGGTCAGCGCCGGACAGGCTGATGCCGGAATCGTCTACGTCACCGATATCGCGCGCGCCGACGGCGATGTCGAACAGGTCGAACTCGACGGCGCCGACAAGGTCATCAACAACTACCCCGCTGCCACCGTCAAGGCCAGCGAGAACCAGGCCGAAGCCGACGCCTTTGTGAAGTTCCTCGGCTCCGACACGGCCCAGAAGCTGCTGCGCGACGCCGGATTCGCCGCAGGCTGA
- a CDS encoding TOBE domain-containing protein → MTRLRISDAARFLGVSDDTVRRWIADGRLSQHKDASNRAVVEGSELAALAQSSTGGLPDPSGVVSSSRNRFAGLVTDVSIDGVMAQVSMQCGPFRVVSLMSAEACLELDLEPGSLAIASVKATMVSIDTVPGA, encoded by the coding sequence GTGACTCGCCTGCGCATCAGCGATGCGGCACGATTCCTCGGCGTCAGCGATGACACGGTGCGCCGGTGGATCGCCGACGGTCGCCTGTCCCAGCACAAGGATGCCTCTAACCGGGCGGTCGTCGAAGGCAGCGAACTCGCCGCACTCGCCCAATCGTCGACGGGCGGACTGCCCGATCCCAGCGGAGTAGTGAGTTCCTCACGCAATCGATTCGCCGGTCTCGTCACGGACGTCAGCATCGACGGAGTGATGGCGCAGGTGAGCATGCAGTGCGGCCCTTTCCGTGTGGTGTCGCTGATGTCGGCCGAAGCGTGCCTGGAACTTGACCTCGAACCGGGAAGCCTCGCGATAGCTTCGGTGAAAGCGACGATGGTCTCGATCGACACAGTCCCGGGCGCCTGA
- a CDS encoding molybdenum cofactor biosynthesis protein MoaE codes for MSTGTVVTTGVVESPISTAELEPEVLTDTCGAVVSFSGVIRDHDEGRGVARLHYEAHPLAGNQIAEVAADIAARHPAVRLSVVHRVGDLSIADVALVAVVASAHRQDSFLACSELIDEVKARVAIWKHQHFSDGTDEWVGALE; via the coding sequence ATGAGCACCGGGACAGTCGTGACCACGGGAGTCGTTGAATCCCCGATCTCCACCGCAGAGCTCGAACCCGAGGTCCTCACCGACACCTGCGGTGCCGTCGTCAGCTTCTCCGGAGTCATCCGCGACCACGACGAGGGCCGGGGAGTGGCTCGTCTGCACTATGAGGCCCATCCGCTCGCGGGCAATCAGATCGCCGAGGTGGCTGCGGACATCGCGGCCCGCCACCCCGCGGTCAGGCTCTCCGTCGTCCACCGCGTCGGAGACCTGTCGATCGCAGACGTGGCCCTGGTCGCAGTCGTGGCCTCCGCCCACCGGCAGGATTCATTCCTCGCCTGCTCCGAACTCATCGACGAAGTCAAGGCTCGGGTGGCGATCTGGAAGCACCAGCACTTCAGCGACGGCACCGACGAATGGGTAGGTGCTCTCGAGTGA
- the moaC gene encoding cyclic pyranopterin monophosphate synthase MoaC, whose protein sequence is MKLSHVDVSGTAQMVDVGDKDVTKRRAVAAGLITTRPEVIDLIAEAGLPKGDALPVARIAAVMGAKRTSDLIPLCHPLPLTGIDVEFELRDDAVAITAAVKTVSKTGVEMEALTAVTTAALTIFDMIKAVDNQAVIGDIKVVEKTGGKSGDWTRES, encoded by the coding sequence ATGAAACTCAGCCACGTCGACGTATCCGGAACCGCTCAGATGGTCGACGTCGGCGACAAGGACGTCACGAAGCGCCGAGCCGTCGCCGCCGGCCTCATCACCACCCGCCCCGAGGTCATCGACCTCATCGCCGAGGCGGGACTGCCCAAAGGCGATGCCCTGCCCGTGGCTCGGATCGCCGCGGTGATGGGTGCCAAGCGCACCTCCGACCTCATCCCTCTGTGCCATCCGCTGCCACTCACGGGAATCGATGTGGAGTTCGAACTCCGCGATGACGCGGTGGCCATCACTGCTGCGGTGAAGACCGTGTCGAAGACCGGCGTCGAAATGGAAGCCCTGACGGCCGTGACAACTGCCGCGCTGACGATCTTCGACATGATCAAAGCCGTCGACAACCAAGCCGTCATCGGTGACATCAAGGTCGTCGAGAAGACCGGTGGGAAGAGCGGAGATTGGACACGGGAATCATGA
- a CDS encoding molybdopterin molybdotransferase MoeA, producing MTTAKMHRERVFETIAPLTETANLPLGSLLEAPRRLTADVESPIDVPGFDNSSMDGYALAATTVEEMRGHPIPVRGRVAAGARGEAVQPGTAVEIMTGAPLPAGADLVVKIEDTSPGCFGAETVTIDPEVEPAPGTFVRRRGSDVRNGQTVLSEGTVLTPAHLGVAAACGVNELPVLGLPRVLVVSTGDEIAAEAAAGINDANSVTLTAGLRRLGVDTDVAFVPDDPQQLLDRVRSSDAGLVISTGGISKGAHEVVKLAAELDADSSMTFEPIAMQPGRPQGCGRLADHAWVALPGNPVSALISFELFIRPALLGLAGHEAPREVGYHRLAHGFDEAPPAGKLQVRRARLTEAGLEFVGDSRSHLLHSYAEATHLVFVPPEDESADDPYSAAGDRLMTWKIA from the coding sequence ATGACTACAGCGAAGATGCATCGTGAGCGGGTATTCGAGACGATCGCGCCACTGACCGAAACGGCGAACCTGCCGCTGGGTTCCCTGCTGGAGGCGCCGAGGCGGCTGACCGCCGATGTGGAATCGCCGATCGACGTGCCCGGTTTCGACAACTCGAGCATGGACGGCTATGCCCTAGCCGCCACCACCGTGGAGGAGATGCGCGGACACCCCATCCCCGTGCGCGGCCGCGTCGCCGCGGGAGCACGCGGAGAGGCCGTGCAACCGGGCACTGCAGTGGAGATCATGACCGGGGCACCGCTGCCGGCGGGCGCCGATTTGGTCGTCAAGATCGAGGACACCTCACCGGGGTGCTTCGGTGCCGAGACGGTGACCATCGATCCGGAGGTCGAACCAGCGCCGGGAACATTCGTCCGTCGCCGCGGCTCCGATGTCCGCAACGGTCAGACCGTACTGAGCGAAGGCACCGTGCTGACGCCGGCCCACCTCGGCGTGGCCGCCGCATGCGGGGTGAATGAACTGCCCGTGCTCGGCCTGCCGCGCGTCCTCGTCGTGAGCACCGGAGACGAGATCGCGGCCGAGGCGGCTGCAGGGATCAACGACGCGAATTCCGTGACGCTCACGGCTGGGCTGCGTCGCCTCGGTGTCGACACCGACGTTGCGTTCGTCCCCGACGACCCGCAGCAGCTGCTCGACCGAGTGCGCAGCAGCGACGCGGGACTCGTCATCTCCACGGGCGGAATCTCGAAGGGGGCACACGAAGTCGTCAAACTCGCTGCCGAACTCGACGCAGACTCCTCGATGACGTTCGAACCCATCGCCATGCAGCCCGGGAGACCGCAGGGCTGCGGACGGCTGGCCGACCACGCGTGGGTGGCCCTGCCCGGCAACCCGGTGAGCGCACTCATCAGCTTCGAGCTCTTCATCCGTCCCGCGCTGCTCGGTCTGGCCGGTCACGAGGCTCCTCGGGAGGTCGGCTACCACCGTCTGGCTCACGGATTCGACGAAGCCCCTCCGGCAGGAAAGCTCCAGGTGCGCCGCGCCAGACTCACTGAGGCGGGCCTCGAGTTCGTCGGCGACTCCCGTTCCCACCTACTCCACAGCTATGCCGAAGCCACCCACCTCGTCTTCGTCCCTCCCGAGGACGAGAGCGCAGACGATCCGTACTCAGCTGCGGGAGATAGGCTGATGACGTGGAAGATCGCATGA
- the moaA gene encoding GTP 3',8-cyclase MoaA has protein sequence MEKIGLPMPVLRTPTVDPGEEFTAHSEDALLDTFDRRARDLRISLTDFCNLRCTYCMPEEGVEFMSRDSAMSGDEIVRFVRIAVEKFGVDQVRFTGGEPLTRKDINDIIAGVAALEPRPNIALTTNAIGLDKRAAGLKEAGLDRINVSLDTIDPETFQTMTRRPFLKRVLEGIDGAKAAGLDPVKINAVLLPGVNDAQAPDLLQWCLEQDLSLRFIEQMPLDAGHSWDRTSMITAADIFALLEPRFVLTPDSAPRNGAPAEKFLIADRRRPDTILGTVGIIASVTRPFCADCTRTRLTAEGRVRTCLFSRTEVDLLTAMRDGASDESIANLWKGAHWKKLAGHGMDTDSFEQPQRPMSAIGG, from the coding sequence ATGGAGAAGATCGGCCTGCCCATGCCGGTGCTGAGAACTCCGACGGTCGACCCGGGCGAGGAGTTCACCGCCCACAGCGAGGATGCTCTGCTCGACACTTTCGATCGGCGCGCCCGCGACCTCCGCATCTCACTCACGGACTTCTGCAACCTGCGCTGCACCTACTGCATGCCGGAAGAAGGCGTCGAGTTCATGTCTCGCGATTCGGCCATGTCCGGTGACGAGATCGTCCGGTTCGTGCGCATCGCGGTGGAGAAGTTCGGAGTCGACCAGGTGCGGTTCACCGGCGGCGAACCCCTCACCCGCAAGGACATCAACGACATCATCGCCGGTGTCGCGGCATTGGAGCCGCGGCCGAACATCGCACTGACGACGAACGCGATCGGCCTGGACAAACGTGCCGCAGGGCTGAAAGAGGCGGGACTCGATCGCATCAACGTCTCGCTAGACACGATCGATCCGGAGACTTTTCAGACAATGACCCGGCGCCCGTTCCTCAAACGGGTGCTCGAGGGCATCGACGGCGCGAAGGCCGCCGGACTCGACCCCGTGAAGATCAATGCCGTGCTGCTGCCGGGGGTCAACGATGCACAGGCGCCTGACCTGCTGCAGTGGTGCCTCGAGCAGGACCTGAGCCTGCGGTTCATCGAGCAGATGCCCTTGGACGCCGGCCATTCCTGGGACCGGACGTCGATGATCACCGCCGCCGATATCTTCGCCCTCCTCGAACCCCGGTTCGTCCTCACTCCGGATTCGGCGCCGCGAAACGGCGCCCCTGCCGAGAAGTTCCTCATCGCCGATCGACGGCGACCCGACACGATCCTCGGTACCGTCGGCATCATCGCTTCGGTCACGCGTCCGTTCTGTGCTGACTGCACCCGCACACGGCTGACGGCGGAGGGACGGGTGCGCACCTGTCTGTTCTCCCGAACCGAGGTCGATCTGCTCACTGCGATGCGCGATGGGGCCTCGGACGAATCGATTGCGAACCTGTGGAAGGGCGCGCATTGGAAGAAGCTCGCCGGTCATGGGATGGACACGGATTCGTTCGAGCAGCCGCAGCGTCCCATGAGCGCCATCGGAGGATAA
- a CDS encoding MoaD/ThiS family protein, with product MPTITVRFFAAAREAFGARETQIRAGSVDELVDTLAEAADPRAATVLSRSSFLVNSVATTDRSVVLSDGDTVDVLPPFAGG from the coding sequence GTGCCCACCATCACCGTTCGGTTCTTCGCCGCAGCCCGGGAGGCCTTCGGCGCCCGCGAAACACAGATCCGTGCCGGATCCGTCGATGAGCTCGTGGACACCCTCGCCGAGGCAGCCGACCCCCGAGCCGCGACCGTGCTGTCGCGCTCGAGCTTCCTGGTCAACTCCGTGGCCACGACCGACCGGTCCGTGGTCCTGTCCGATGGCGACACCGTCGATGTCCTTCCGCCGTTCGCCGGCGGGTGA
- a CDS encoding ThiF family adenylyltransferase, with translation MSTSRLDPADRARYARQIRLSGFGESAQAALLDSHVLVIGAGGLGAPILSYLAAVGIGTITVVDPDIVELSNLHRQVIHSEAAIGTRKIDSAQERMNGINSSVQIRTIPQLLTPDNALGLFDGVDIVIDGSDNFATRYLANDACEILGLPLVWGTILGFDGQVAVFDAKHGATLRDLYPEVPAPGSVPDCSVAGVLGPLCGSIGSAMAMEAIKVLTGIGTPLYNSVAIHSSLDAGWETVPVQPIPGRPSVTDLEQHFADYTQHAFDSDVADGDSAERAGDANAGENALGPATLTWADIESNSVLVDIRDDDEVAAGMVPGAIHIPMDELLADPGRLPLTTTTDTTDQIDSPIRPDASRSPGIALYCRSGVRSARAAAQLRSHDIAVSSVNGGYLAFLSQPAPQRS, from the coding sequence ATGTCCACATCGCGCCTCGACCCTGCCGACCGGGCCCGATATGCCCGGCAGATCCGACTGTCCGGATTCGGCGAAAGCGCGCAGGCGGCACTGCTTGACTCACATGTCCTCGTCATCGGAGCGGGTGGCCTCGGTGCCCCGATACTCAGCTACCTTGCGGCAGTCGGCATCGGCACGATCACAGTGGTCGATCCCGACATCGTCGAGCTGAGCAATCTGCATCGACAGGTCATCCACTCCGAGGCGGCCATCGGCACCCGCAAAATCGATTCCGCCCAGGAACGGATGAACGGAATCAACTCGTCGGTCCAAATCCGCACGATTCCCCAGCTGCTCACCCCGGACAACGCTCTCGGCCTCTTCGACGGCGTCGACATCGTCATCGACGGCAGCGACAACTTCGCTACCCGCTACCTTGCCAACGACGCCTGTGAGATTCTCGGGCTCCCACTCGTCTGGGGGACCATCCTCGGTTTCGACGGGCAGGTCGCCGTCTTCGACGCCAAGCACGGTGCCACTCTGCGAGACCTCTACCCCGAAGTCCCCGCCCCTGGCAGCGTTCCCGACTGCTCGGTCGCCGGAGTCCTCGGACCCCTGTGCGGAAGCATCGGTTCGGCCATGGCGATGGAGGCCATCAAGGTGCTCACCGGAATCGGCACGCCGCTGTATAACAGCGTGGCCATCCACAGCAGCCTCGACGCCGGATGGGAGACCGTCCCCGTCCAGCCGATCCCCGGCAGACCTTCGGTGACCGACCTCGAACAGCATTTCGCCGACTACACCCAGCACGCGTTCGATTCCGACGTGGCAGACGGCGATTCTGCAGAGCGCGCCGGCGATGCGAATGCAGGCGAGAACGCCCTGGGTCCGGCTACCCTCACCTGGGCGGACATCGAAAGCAACAGCGTCCTCGTCGACATTCGCGATGACGACGAAGTCGCCGCGGGAATGGTCCCCGGCGCGATCCACATTCCGATGGATGAGCTGCTGGCCGACCCCGGAAGACTGCCGCTGACCACCACGACTGACACGACTGATCAGATCGACTCGCCGATTCGGCCGGATGCGTCACGGTCACCGGGGATTGCGCTCTACTGTCGGTCGGGAGTGCGCTCAGCGAGGGCGGCAGCACAGTTACGCTCACACGACATCGCAGTGTCATCGGTCAACGGCGGCTACCTCGCGTTTCTGTCCCAACCGGCACCGCAACGGAGCTGA
- a CDS encoding molybdopterin molybdotransferase MoeA has translation MDPEDYSELIADLAPDLRPETTPVRNAAGRTTASVVTAPRAVPDFAASAMDGFALDEAALASARNGETIRVVGDTPAGHGVNVLQPGCAVRVMTGAPVPTDSEAVVPVELTDARQTGPAPYAIKIDSLPSPVPPGWNIRPIGEDMNRGDIVLPAGERITAAGVGALAMLGIGEVETLRTPRIGLIVTGDEIHGANQTGETGTEATTASIFNSNLPMLAAAARGLGAEPIEATSSDDADELLSVLTRMQAEADLVVTTGGISAGAFEVVRQALEPDHSTFRRLEMRPGSPQGYGRFGALPMIHLPGTPQGAFVAFHLFVGSLMTGQNLRQRWRKGILTGSGLRRHGNAVTFRPGTFTESGEILAADRARLPDFATADVIIRIPRATDSPQGDESLNAGTVIDYLEC, from the coding sequence TTGGACCCAGAGGACTACTCCGAGCTCATCGCCGATCTCGCACCGGATCTGCGCCCTGAGACGACTCCGGTGCGCAACGCCGCCGGCCGCACCACGGCGTCGGTCGTCACGGCTCCACGAGCGGTACCTGACTTCGCCGCCTCGGCGATGGATGGGTTCGCCCTCGACGAGGCGGCGCTGGCCTCCGCCCGAAACGGCGAGACCATCCGAGTCGTCGGGGATACCCCCGCCGGTCACGGCGTCAACGTTCTGCAGCCGGGGTGTGCGGTGCGGGTGATGACCGGAGCTCCGGTCCCCACCGACTCCGAGGCGGTGGTCCCCGTCGAGTTGACCGACGCCCGACAGACCGGGCCGGCCCCCTACGCCATCAAGATCGATTCCCTTCCCAGTCCTGTGCCTCCGGGGTGGAACATCCGCCCTATCGGTGAGGACATGAACCGCGGTGACATCGTCCTGCCCGCAGGGGAGCGGATCACTGCCGCCGGGGTCGGTGCTCTCGCCATGCTCGGCATCGGCGAGGTCGAAACGCTCCGCACTCCCCGCATCGGCCTGATCGTCACGGGAGACGAAATCCATGGCGCGAATCAGACGGGGGAGACGGGCACCGAGGCGACCACCGCCTCGATCTTCAACTCGAACCTGCCGATGCTCGCCGCGGCCGCTCGCGGGCTCGGCGCCGAACCCATCGAAGCCACGAGCAGCGACGATGCCGACGAGCTGCTGAGCGTACTCACGAGAATGCAGGCCGAGGCCGACCTCGTCGTGACGACCGGCGGAATCAGCGCCGGCGCCTTCGAAGTCGTCCGCCAGGCCCTGGAACCCGACCACTCGACTTTCCGCCGACTCGAGATGCGACCCGGGTCCCCTCAGGGATACGGACGCTTCGGCGCGCTGCCGATGATCCATCTGCCCGGCACTCCACAGGGAGCCTTTGTCGCCTTCCACCTCTTCGTCGGCTCACTGATGACGGGTCAGAATCTGCGGCAGAGATGGCGGAAGGGCATTCTTACGGGTTCAGGTCTTCGGCGACACGGCAATGCCGTCACCTTCCGACCCGGCACGTTCACAGAGTCGGGGGAGATCCTCGCCGCGGACCGGGCCAGACTGCCTGACTTCGCCACCGCCGATGTGATCATCAGAATCCCGCGCGCCACAGATTCCCCGCAAGGCGACGAAAGTCTGAACGCGGGCACGGTCATCGACTACCTCGAGTGCTGA
- a CDS encoding CPBP family intramembrane glutamic endopeptidase yields MDTDRAVTIAPSQLKPLSWEAAATALLAISAVLLFGLGTTFPQVRAFGYAPMLAALAIGWSVNRSFARDLSIIAGCLALISAISVEADISWTNIARMGVVLSAVVIGPWLVTRYGFDDQTIQFPLRLGQPWSRLEWAWLVFVVVVAWAVLPQYFMRTGVYLNWPPLTNWSEIIRLFFGVNAVGIWDELFFICTVFALLRKHFSFWIANVFTTIIFVSFLWELGYRSIGPLLTIPFALVQAFIFTRTKSLPYTVTVHLLFDALVFLTIVHAHHPDALPIFIGV; encoded by the coding sequence GTGGACACTGACCGGGCAGTAACCATCGCACCCTCACAGCTGAAACCGCTCAGCTGGGAGGCCGCAGCGACTGCCCTCTTGGCCATCTCGGCGGTCCTGCTCTTCGGTCTGGGAACCACGTTTCCGCAGGTCCGCGCCTTCGGATATGCTCCGATGCTCGCGGCACTGGCGATCGGGTGGAGTGTCAACCGGAGCTTCGCTCGGGATCTCAGCATCATCGCCGGGTGTCTCGCGCTCATCTCGGCGATCTCGGTCGAAGCCGATATCTCCTGGACGAATATCGCCCGCATGGGCGTGGTGCTGTCTGCCGTCGTCATCGGCCCGTGGCTGGTGACCCGGTACGGTTTCGACGACCAAACGATCCAGTTTCCTCTGCGACTCGGTCAACCGTGGTCAAGACTCGAGTGGGCGTGGCTGGTCTTCGTCGTCGTGGTCGCTTGGGCGGTGCTGCCGCAGTACTTCATGCGCACCGGGGTCTATCTCAACTGGCCGCCGCTGACGAACTGGTCGGAGATCATCCGTCTGTTCTTCGGGGTGAACGCCGTGGGCATCTGGGATGAGCTGTTCTTCATCTGCACGGTCTTCGCCTTGCTGCGCAAGCACTTCTCGTTCTGGATCGCGAACGTTTTCACCACGATCATCTTCGTCTCGTTCCTCTGGGAACTCGGCTACCGATCGATCGGACCGCTGCTGACGATTCCGTTCGCGCTCGTACAGGCCTTCATCTTCACCCGCACGAAGTCACTGCCCTATACGGTCACGGTGCATCTGCTCTTCGACGCGCTCGTGTTCCTCACGATCGTCCACGCCCACCACCCTGACGCGCTGCCCATCTTCATCGGAGTCTGA